In Candidatus Promineifilum breve, one genomic interval encodes:
- a CDS encoding choice-of-anchor Q domain-containing protein produces the protein MLVSRPISLAAKARRRSFLILALVAVLTLLAGAGRAVQAAPITITVDTPSDDPLALDCSDSLSDDCSLRGAILKANADPGNSYTIVLPPDFSTYGLDEDDETPDDPTIRDLDILVDLTILGAGEAQTAISGENGSVDYRVFHIHGGANVTLANLTIRDGQNEDTALGGGGILHEGASLMLQNVTVSTNKSDHPGGGIANYGGDLTVTGSTFFGNGTTTESLPAIDDCGGGIYQDVTAGVLTITTSEFTNNVSPWGGGAVCSYGETTVQFSTFTGNDGGEGGGALYISGSPATVSANTFINNTAASGGAIHSNSPDLTVVNSTFYVNTANNAAGVDARAGVTNVVNSTFADNDASGVGGAFQEQNCCGAVLTVTNSIIDGVSGENTCSGGFADGGGNVVHEANGCTGTAANPVLQPLADNGGPTLTMALGEGSGAFGAAVLAFCPPTDQRGVARPDPYTDPTCDSGAYESGESSTSTPVAVGDTATVPSGGTVTILENGSTSVLTNDTDNELDPLTAELVSGPTNAAAFYLNADGTFGYTHDGTEMIADTFTYRACDSLDCSAPATVRIVLENNVRNDAITIPTTSPTTDTAVNPTDPNWYRFDVDDPGSKIVVTLDSDYDYDLYLFAPGINEEDGTVRDLAQMTDIAQLVDIAQLVDIAQLVDIAQITDIAQITDIALLANMGDLIDIAQLDALAQLVDIAQITDIAQITDIAQMTDIARDNVDGTLVGLSIKSGPANVTGNERIEHEIHELAGPYFLGVIAHDETAVGQPFTLEVDITLEEPLPTNPIKPVGDFDQPATDTNVETIILTNKARFVDQYSQEEADDMMAALELLADEPTVNGVVVDLDTVQNPQGQFIMRGIYAAWNENTPAELGNPQTANRVAQSIKQYIYDILPAYPNAKYIVLAGNDEIVPHRRMIDSTLVANQRRYVVADDPAIAAAYENRYYLTDDYYAAVLPYSAFGRELYLPQYAIGRLVESPAEIQNIIDVYRNGHETIAPQNALVTGYDFLIDQANAVAAELDARGVDNQTNLIDNNWRGWDFRDVAFGPTNFDLISLNSHFDHRLFFPNGSPTEQQGGEPNLVFADELDNAANDFTGALVFSVGCQSGLNVSDRWYNPGDPFTGADWAQMFAGEGATFIGNTGFGYGDADLLAYSEKLILNFVGHLGYNPTGTAAGNPTVGGSLLEAKQQYFNSLAAGTLSVYDEKVMAEMTLYGLPMQKVELPDQTNVDPAGTPAGMVAPTTAEAVPAAAPSADGLIPAAPVPGLEQTPLNLNFAYTLHPTTRGGYYQITGETDLFHTAERPILPLTTVDRSRPDKVTRGVLMLGGAFDDIPNFDPTIMGLLFEDSEEIAGELRHDVPQWLPFMPATINRFWDVGEDTYSQNVVVTPGQFRATSTSADPKTVGIMRLYSALNLLVYEAPGEQPDYKAPGVWQIAATPGPGLSLTFSALVTDTPATDFLPASGVMRVVVLYRRLSTESWSRAELTYNEVSQIALKSVGLPQGGDYEYFVQAVDNAGNVNPVLDHGNFFQINVPNIEPEERTVYLSARAAGSVGGVAYDTRDILAYDPATDDWSIYFDGNDVGLTGNLAAFSLLDDGTILLSPQIRFQAPVVGWVEPQDIVRFSPTSLGATTAGGYTVFLDGSDVGLTLANEAINGISFTPAGRLVISTFGGATVPGQGGQTLNAGGDMMLLFQPNTLGTGSSGYWEPYLDGSAIGLTANRIAAQWIDPTTGDVYFTPRSNVTIDGHTYRMGDIVHCTPLDAGPISACALTVHWTAPGLNIESMDLGQPLPFEPPAGSITIIKQVTSGSGAFNFNGDLGNFSLVVPGGASQTFDELETGAYLVRELTPTGWLVSGISCDDADGGTAVVADNEVMIDLDAGQAITCTFTNAPETAPTEDTVYVNVAQAGSVGGVAYDAADILRYTPAGQWQLFFDGSDVGLGVAGIKAFTLLSDNSILLSVAKPVEMAGLGRIGLEDVLRFIPTSTGTTTAGTFQLYFDGSDVSLTAKSEAIDALTIGPGGKLIISTTGKVTIKPPSGNLKARNSDLLAFTFGTTGSSTSGTWSLYFEGADVGLKKENVDALWIDPLNGDIYLSVTNAYNLGNGVSGDESAIFICDPGSLGATTTCAYRAYWDAAAAGLDANIRGIYIQR, from the coding sequence ATGCTCGTTTCTCGCCCGATCTCACTTGCCGCCAAGGCCCGCAGACGCTCGTTTCTCATCCTGGCCCTCGTTGCCGTGTTGACATTGCTGGCAGGCGCCGGCCGCGCCGTGCAGGCCGCGCCGATCACCATCACTGTTGACACTCCCAGCGACGACCCCCTGGCGCTGGATTGCAGTGATAGCCTCAGCGACGATTGCAGCTTGCGCGGGGCGATCTTGAAGGCCAACGCCGATCCCGGCAACAGCTATACCATCGTGCTGCCGCCTGACTTCAGCACCTATGGCCTGGACGAAGATGACGAAACCCCGGATGATCCCACCATCCGCGACCTGGACATCCTGGTCGATCTGACGATCCTGGGGGCAGGCGAGGCACAGACGGCGATTTCCGGCGAAAACGGGTCTGTGGACTACCGCGTGTTCCACATCCACGGCGGGGCCAATGTCACCCTCGCCAACCTGACCATCCGGGACGGGCAAAACGAGGACACTGCCCTGGGCGGCGGCGGCATCCTGCACGAAGGCGCGTCCCTCATGCTCCAGAACGTGACCGTCTCGACCAATAAATCGGATCACCCCGGCGGGGGTATCGCCAATTACGGCGGCGATTTGACCGTAACCGGTTCGACATTTTTTGGCAACGGCACCACGACAGAGAGCCTGCCGGCCATCGACGACTGTGGCGGCGGTATCTACCAGGATGTTACGGCCGGCGTCCTGACCATCACCACCAGCGAATTTACGAATAACGTCAGCCCGTGGGGCGGCGGCGCGGTCTGTTCTTACGGCGAAACCACCGTCCAATTTAGTACCTTTACCGGCAACGACGGCGGCGAAGGCGGCGGCGCGCTCTACATTTCCGGATCGCCGGCCACGGTCAGCGCCAACACCTTCATCAACAACACCGCCGCGTCAGGCGGGGCCATCCATAGCAACAGCCCCGATCTGACCGTCGTCAACAGCACCTTCTACGTCAATACAGCCAACAACGCCGCCGGGGTGGACGCTCGGGCGGGTGTGACCAACGTGGTCAATAGCACCTTTGCCGATAACGACGCCAGCGGCGTCGGTGGCGCCTTCCAGGAGCAAAACTGCTGTGGGGCCGTCCTGACAGTGACAAACTCCATCATCGATGGGGTCAGCGGCGAGAACACCTGCTCCGGTGGCTTTGCCGATGGCGGCGGCAACGTTGTCCACGAGGCCAACGGTTGCACCGGCACGGCCGCCAACCCGGTATTGCAGCCCTTGGCCGACAACGGCGGGCCGACCCTGACCATGGCTCTCGGCGAGGGCAGCGGGGCGTTCGGTGCGGCCGTGTTGGCCTTCTGCCCGCCCACCGATCAGCGCGGCGTGGCCCGCCCCGATCCCTACACCGACCCCACGTGCGATAGCGGCGCCTACGAGAGCGGCGAATCGAGCACCTCCACGCCCGTGGCCGTCGGCGATACGGCCACCGTGCCTTCTGGGGGCACGGTCACCATCCTGGAAAACGGCTCAACCTCGGTGCTGACCAACGATACCGACAACGAGTTGGATCCGCTGACGGCCGAGTTGGTTAGCGGCCCGACGAATGCCGCGGCCTTCTACCTAAACGCGGATGGCACGTTCGGCTATACCCACGACGGCACGGAGATGATCGCCGATACGTTCACCTACCGGGCGTGTGACAGCCTGGATTGCTCCGCCCCGGCCACAGTGCGCATCGTGCTGGAAAACAACGTCCGCAACGATGCCATCACCATCCCCACCACGTCGCCCACCACGGATACGGCCGTCAACCCGACCGATCCCAACTGGTACCGCTTCGACGTGGACGATCCCGGCTCAAAGATCGTGGTCACGCTGGACAGCGATTACGATTACGACCTGTATTTGTTCGCGCCGGGCATCAATGAAGAAGACGGCACCGTGCGCGATCTGGCCCAGATGACCGACATCGCCCAACTGGTCGACATCGCCCAATTGGTGGACATCGCCCAATTGGTGGACATCGCCCAGATCACCGACATCGCCCAGATCACCGACATCGCTCTCCTGGCTAACATGGGCGATCTGATCGACATCGCTCAACTGGACGCGCTCGCCCAACTGGTCGACATCGCCCAGATCACCGACATCGCCCAGATCACCGACATCGCCCAGATGACCGACATCGCCCGCGACAACGTGGACGGTACGCTGGTCGGCCTGTCGATCAAGAGCGGCCCAGCGAATGTGACCGGCAACGAGCGCATCGAGCACGAGATCCACGAACTGGCCGGCCCCTACTTCCTGGGCGTCATCGCCCACGACGAGACGGCCGTCGGCCAGCCCTTCACGCTGGAAGTGGACATCACCCTCGAAGAACCCTTGCCCACCAACCCGATCAAACCGGTGGGCGACTTCGACCAACCGGCCACCGATACGAATGTAGAGACCATCATCCTGACCAACAAGGCGCGGTTCGTCGACCAGTATTCGCAGGAAGAAGCCGACGACATGATGGCCGCGCTGGAGTTGCTGGCCGACGAGCCGACGGTCAACGGCGTGGTCGTCGATTTGGACACGGTGCAGAATCCGCAAGGCCAGTTCATCATGCGCGGCATTTACGCCGCCTGGAACGAGAATACCCCCGCCGAGCTGGGCAACCCGCAGACGGCCAACCGCGTGGCCCAATCGATCAAGCAATACATCTACGACATCCTGCCGGCCTACCCCAACGCCAAGTACATCGTTCTGGCCGGCAACGACGAGATCGTCCCCCACCGGCGGATGATCGATAGCACCCTGGTCGCTAACCAGCGGCGCTACGTTGTGGCCGACGACCCGGCCATCGCAGCGGCCTATGAGAATCGCTACTACCTGACGGATGATTATTACGCCGCCGTGCTGCCCTACAGCGCCTTCGGCCGCGAGCTATACCTGCCGCAATACGCCATCGGCCGCCTCGTCGAGTCGCCGGCCGAGATTCAGAACATCATCGACGTCTATCGCAACGGCCATGAGACCATCGCGCCACAGAACGCGCTGGTCACCGGCTACGACTTCCTGATCGATCAGGCCAACGCCGTCGCCGCCGAACTGGACGCGCGCGGGGTGGATAACCAGACCAACTTGATCGACAACAACTGGCGCGGCTGGGATTTCCGCGACGTGGCCTTTGGCCCCACCAACTTTGATCTGATCTCGCTGAACTCCCATTTCGACCATCGCCTGTTCTTCCCCAACGGCTCGCCCACCGAGCAGCAAGGCGGCGAACCCAACCTGGTCTTTGCCGACGAACTGGACAACGCCGCCAACGATTTCACCGGCGCGCTGGTGTTCTCGGTCGGCTGCCAATCGGGATTGAACGTCAGCGACCGCTGGTACAACCCCGGCGACCCCTTCACCGGGGCCGACTGGGCGCAGATGTTCGCCGGCGAAGGCGCGACCTTCATCGGTAACACCGGCTTCGGCTACGGCGATGCCGACCTGCTGGCCTATTCGGAGAAGCTCATCCTCAACTTCGTCGGCCATCTGGGCTATAACCCCACGGGCACGGCCGCGGGCAATCCGACCGTCGGCGGCTCCCTGCTGGAGGCCAAGCAGCAATACTTCAACAGCCTGGCCGCCGGCACCTTGAGCGTCTACGACGAAAAGGTCATGGCCGAGATGACGCTCTACGGCCTGCCGATGCAAAAGGTGGAACTGCCCGATCAAACGAACGTTGATCCGGCGGGCACACCGGCGGGTATGGTCGCGCCGACCACCGCCGAAGCAGTGCCGGCCGCCGCGCCAAGCGCCGACGGTCTCATCCCCGCCGCGCCGGTGCCCGGTCTGGAGCAAACGCCGCTCAACCTGAACTTCGCCTACACCCTCCACCCCACGACGCGCGGCGGCTACTACCAGATCACCGGCGAGACGGATCTATTCCACACCGCCGAGCGGCCGATCCTGCCCCTGACGACGGTCGATCGCTCGCGGCCCGACAAGGTGACGCGCGGTGTCCTGATGCTGGGCGGCGCATTCGATGACATCCCCAATTTCGACCCGACGATCATGGGGCTGCTCTTCGAGGATAGCGAGGAAATCGCCGGCGAACTGCGCCATGACGTGCCTCAATGGCTGCCGTTCATGCCGGCCACGATCAACCGCTTCTGGGACGTGGGCGAGGACACCTACTCGCAGAACGTGGTCGTCACGCCGGGCCAGTTCCGGGCCACCTCGACCTCGGCCGATCCCAAGACGGTGGGCATCATGCGCCTGTACAGCGCGTTGAACCTGCTGGTCTACGAAGCCCCCGGCGAACAACCGGATTACAAGGCCCCCGGCGTCTGGCAAATCGCGGCCACCCCCGGCCCGGGCCTGTCCCTGACTTTCAGCGCCCTGGTGACCGACACGCCGGCCACCGACTTTCTGCCGGCCAGCGGCGTCATGCGCGTCGTCGTCCTCTATCGCCGCCTGAGCACCGAAAGCTGGTCGCGCGCCGAGTTGACCTACAACGAAGTCAGCCAGATCGCCCTCAAGTCGGTGGGGCTGCCGCAGGGGGGCGATTACGAATACTTCGTCCAGGCGGTCGATAACGCCGGCAACGTGAACCCGGTGCTCGACCACGGCAACTTCTTCCAGATCAACGTGCCCAACATCGAACCGGAAGAGCGGACGGTCTACCTCTCGGCCCGCGCCGCGGGTTCGGTCGGTGGGGTCGCCTACGACACCCGCGACATTCTGGCCTACGATCCGGCGACCGACGACTGGTCGATCTACTTCGACGGTAACGACGTTGGGCTGACCGGCAACCTGGCCGCGTTTTCGCTGCTCGATGACGGCACCATCCTGCTGTCGCCGCAAATCCGCTTCCAGGCCCCCGTCGTCGGCTGGGTCGAGCCGCAGGACATCGTGCGCTTCTCGCCCACCTCGCTCGGCGCGACCACGGCCGGCGGCTATACGGTGTTCCTCGACGGCTCCGACGTGGGGTTGACGCTGGCGAACGAGGCCATCAACGGCATCAGTTTCACGCCCGCCGGCCGGCTGGTCATCAGCACCTTCGGCGGGGCCACCGTGCCCGGCCAGGGCGGCCAAACGTTGAACGCCGGCGGCGACATGATGTTGCTGTTCCAGCCCAACACGCTGGGGACGGGCAGCAGCGGCTATTGGGAACCCTATCTGGACGGCAGCGCCATCGGTCTGACGGCCAATCGCATCGCCGCGCAATGGATCGACCCGACGACTGGCGACGTCTACTTCACGCCGCGCTCCAACGTGACCATCGACGGCCATACCTATCGCATGGGCGACATCGTCCATTGCACGCCGCTGGACGCCGGCCCCATCAGCGCCTGCGCCCTGACCGTCCACTGGACCGCGCCTGGCCTGAATATCGAGAGCATGGATTTGGGCCAGCCATTGCCGTTCGAGCCGCCGGCCGGCAGCATCACCATCATCAAGCAGGTCACCAGCGGCAGCGGGGCGTTCAATTTCAACGGCGACCTGGGCAACTTCTCGCTGGTCGTCCCCGGCGGGGCCAGCCAGACGTTTGACGAATTGGAGACCGGTGCCTATCTGGTGCGCGAACTGACGCCCACCGGCTGGCTGGTGAGCGGCATTAGCTGCGATGATGCCGACGGCGGCACGGCGGTCGTGGCCGATAATGAAGTGATGATTGATCTCGACGCGGGCCAGGCCATCACCTGTACCTTTACCAACGCGCCGGAGACCGCGCCGACCGAAGACACCGTCTACGTCAACGTCGCTCAGGCGGGCAGCGTCGGCGGCGTGGCCTACGACGCGGCCGACATCCTGCGCTATACGCCCGCCGGCCAGTGGCAACTGTTCTTCGACGGCTCGGACGTGGGTCTGGGCGTGGCCGGAATCAAGGCCTTCACGTTGCTGTCCGACAACAGCATCCTGCTCAGCGTCGCCAAGCCGGTCGAAATGGCCGGTCTGGGCCGCATCGGGCTGGAGGACGTGCTGCGCTTCATTCCCACCAGCACGGGCACGACCACCGCCGGCACGTTCCAACTGTACTTCGACGGCTCGGACGTGTCGCTGACGGCCAAATCGGAAGCGATTGACGCGCTGACCATTGGTCCCGGCGGCAAGCTGATCATCAGTACAACGGGCAAGGTGACGATCAAGCCGCCATCGGGCAATCTGAAGGCCAGGAACAGCGATCTGTTGGCCTTCACCTTCGGCACGACGGGCAGCTCGACCTCCGGCACGTGGTCGCTCTACTTCGAGGGTGCCGACGTGGGCCTGAAGAAGGAGAACGTCGACGCGCTGTGGATCGACCCGCTGAACGGCGACATCTACCTGTCCGTGACCAACGCCTACAATCTGGGCAATGGCGTGAGCGGCGACGAGAGCGCCATCTTCATCTGCGACCCCGGCAGTCTGGGGGCCACGACGACCTGCGCCTATCGGGCCTATTGGGACGCGGCCGCCGCCGGGTTGGACGCGAATATCAGAGGCATCTACATCCAGCGCTAG
- a CDS encoding tetratricopeptide repeat protein gives MESLLAFIPEDRRLALAGGRDLPDRTTGSVLFADISGFTPLTAALAQELGVQRGAEEVLNQINPVYEAIIAELHLYGGSVMGFAGDSITCWFAGDDGARGVACALAMQAAMRPFATVKTPAGTPITLAIKVAVAAGPARRFIVGDPQIQLIDVLAGRTLDEVAAAEKMAEKGEVVVSRPVADALAEAADIAEWRTASGGERFAVIRGLHAWPAPAPHQSLTAVALSDEQARSWALPPVYSRLLSGERFLAELRPSVALFLKFSGIDYDNDEDAGRKLDAYVRWLQATAQTQEGFLIQLTIGDKGSYAYVSFGAPVAHADDSVRAVAAALDFQQLPAELDFISDIQIGISRGRVWAGECGARIRHTYGVMGNEVNMAARLMGKAQPGKTLVRRRVAEEARAFEFQQMGLMTVKGGAEPIPVAELVGRPQAQAAQNAQFDLPLIGREAQLAQLDRLLDSVLAGEGQIVTLQGPTGIGKSHLLSVFQQSAAANGFQVASGASQYVFQSTTYYPWQQIMRQVLGLKPGPAEQSAELTEADAIQTVEQTLVAINPDWRIRLPLLGDLLGLPIPDNPTTAAFDPKQRQESLFAFVGEVLRVWARSQPLCLIFDNAHWIDEASRGLLESLAKTIGDAPVLLIAAVRPIAETGSTTATLAAIHSLPHHHLIELDELDAASLERLIEAFLGSRPSLLANLLIAAKAQGNPFFARELVDALREAHQLIEMDGKWALSDGMIETMRKANVLTQDEGTWVLAQSADLTSINLGIPDSVHGVILARLDRLPDSHKPTIKVASVIGYSFELGLVAQVHPSNPLRGTLRDQAHVLEERDFIFQDWESRAETSRETYTFRQQATQEVSYETLLFTQRRELHMRLAALLEEQSPEATGQIAYHAYLGEDWARSLRFHLLAGAQDKQLFANLQSIEHYRRALTSAEHLSPPDTLSQRQQIHADLGELLLTIGQIDEAQEHLQTALALAEELGNTEAQAWICRWMARGFEVRGQYAPALEWIDRGLAVLGDRLTPAALELRLIAGLIYTRQGEYQRASQQAIASLLAAEELNAPSIVARSHNLLGNIDRSRGRSGEAAAHFEEALALYREIGNLQGQAQVQNSLASAYFDLGQWADADKVYRQAGQTFTQLGNIYNRIFVDNNLGGIALNQGRLDDALHYYQRALNALETIGGSLWVMGVLHLNLGATHIRRSELAIAFTHLYDSQRLFEQAQGRDMLPELHRRLAEAFLAQREFEQARQQAAKSLGLAEELAAPGEQGMVWRVIGAIQAAEGQITDAETSLEKAITLLREVGNDYGLACSQLSLAQLPDQRRSERRDTLLRECLPTFERLGAMMEMEQAYALMGETRLPTPEK, from the coding sequence ATGGAGTCACTGCTGGCATTTATCCCCGAGGATCGGCGACTGGCCTTAGCCGGTGGCCGTGACCTACCCGACCGGACTACCGGTTCGGTTCTGTTTGCCGATATTTCCGGCTTCACCCCTCTGACCGCCGCGTTGGCCCAGGAATTGGGCGTGCAACGCGGTGCTGAAGAAGTCCTCAACCAGATCAACCCCGTCTACGAAGCTATCATCGCCGAGTTACATCTCTACGGCGGCAGCGTGATGGGCTTTGCCGGCGATTCGATCACCTGCTGGTTCGCCGGCGACGACGGGGCGCGGGGTGTGGCCTGCGCCCTGGCGATGCAGGCCGCCATGCGCCCCTTCGCCACGGTCAAGACGCCGGCCGGCACGCCGATCACCCTGGCGATCAAGGTCGCCGTGGCCGCCGGGCCGGCGCGTCGCTTCATCGTCGGCGATCCGCAGATTCAACTCATTGACGTTCTGGCCGGACGGACGCTCGACGAGGTGGCCGCGGCCGAGAAGATGGCCGAAAAAGGGGAGGTGGTCGTCAGTCGCCCGGTGGCCGACGCGCTGGCCGAGGCGGCCGACATTGCCGAATGGCGCACCGCGTCCGGCGGCGAACGTTTCGCGGTCATCCGTGGTCTTCATGCCTGGCCCGCGCCCGCCCCCCACCAATCTCTGACGGCGGTCGCCCTGTCCGATGAGCAGGCCCGGTCGTGGGCCTTGCCGCCGGTCTATAGCCGCCTGCTCAGTGGCGAGCGCTTTCTGGCCGAGCTGCGCCCCAGCGTGGCCCTCTTCCTGAAGTTTTCCGGTATCGACTACGATAATGACGAGGACGCGGGCCGCAAGCTGGATGCCTACGTGCGCTGGCTCCAGGCCACGGCCCAGACGCAGGAAGGCTTTCTGATCCAGCTGACCATCGGTGACAAGGGCAGCTATGCCTACGTCAGTTTCGGCGCGCCGGTGGCCCATGCCGACGACAGCGTGCGCGCCGTGGCCGCCGCGCTCGACTTCCAACAGTTGCCCGCCGAACTCGACTTCATTAGCGACATCCAGATCGGCATCAGCCGCGGCCGGGTCTGGGCCGGGGAGTGCGGCGCGCGCATCCGCCATACCTATGGCGTCATGGGCAACGAAGTGAATATGGCCGCCCGCCTGATGGGCAAGGCCCAGCCGGGCAAAACCCTCGTCCGGCGGCGCGTGGCCGAAGAGGCGCGCGCCTTTGAATTTCAACAGATGGGCCTGATGACGGTCAAGGGCGGCGCGGAGCCGATCCCCGTGGCCGAATTGGTGGGCCGCCCGCAAGCCCAGGCCGCCCAGAATGCCCAGTTCGACCTGCCGCTCATCGGGCGCGAGGCGCAACTGGCCCAACTGGATCGCCTGCTGGATAGCGTGCTGGCCGGGGAGGGGCAGATCGTCACCCTGCAAGGGCCGACGGGCATCGGCAAGAGCCACCTATTGTCCGTTTTCCAGCAATCGGCCGCCGCCAATGGCTTTCAGGTGGCGTCGGGAGCGTCGCAATACGTTTTCCAATCGACGACCTACTACCCCTGGCAGCAGATCATGCGCCAGGTGCTGGGCCTGAAGCCCGGCCCGGCGGAGCAGAGCGCGGAGTTGACCGAAGCGGACGCGATTCAAACCGTTGAGCAGACGTTGGTGGCGATCAATCCCGACTGGCGCATCCGTCTGCCGTTGCTGGGCGATCTCCTGGGTCTGCCTATCCCCGATAATCCGACGACGGCCGCCTTCGACCCCAAGCAGCGGCAGGAGTCCTTGTTTGCCTTTGTGGGCGAGGTGTTGCGCGTCTGGGCCCGTTCCCAGCCGCTGTGCCTGATTTTTGATAACGCCCATTGGATCGATGAGGCATCGCGCGGCTTGCTCGAATCGCTGGCGAAAACCATCGGCGACGCGCCCGTGCTCCTGATCGCCGCCGTGCGCCCCATCGCGGAGACCGGCTCGACGACGGCAACCCTGGCGGCGATTCACAGCCTGCCCCACCACCACCTGATCGAACTGGATGAACTGGATGCGGCCAGCCTTGAGCGATTGATCGAAGCCTTTTTGGGCAGCCGTCCCTCGCTGCTGGCTAACTTGCTGATCGCCGCCAAGGCCCAGGGCAACCCTTTCTTCGCCCGCGAATTGGTGGATGCCCTGCGGGAAGCCCATCAACTGATCGAGATGGATGGCAAATGGGCCTTGTCCGACGGGATGATTGAGACGATGCGCAAGGCCAACGTGCTGACCCAGGATGAAGGCACGTGGGTGCTGGCCCAATCGGCCGACCTGACCAGCATCAATCTGGGCATTCCCGACTCCGTTCATGGCGTCATTCTGGCGCGGCTGGATCGCTTGCCGGATTCGCACAAGCCCACCATCAAGGTCGCCAGCGTCATCGGTTACAGCTTTGAATTGGGTCTGGTGGCCCAGGTTCACCCGTCCAATCCGCTACGGGGCACGTTGCGCGATCAGGCCCACGTCCTGGAAGAGCGCGACTTTATCTTCCAGGATTGGGAATCGCGGGCCGAGACCAGCCGGGAGACCTACACCTTTCGCCAGCAGGCCACCCAGGAAGTGTCCTACGAGACGCTTCTGTTCACCCAACGGCGCGAGCTTCACATGCGACTGGCCGCCCTGCTGGAAGAACAATCGCCGGAGGCCACGGGGCAGATCGCCTATCACGCCTATCTGGGCGAAGATTGGGCGCGCTCGCTGCGCTTCCATCTGTTGGCCGGCGCGCAGGACAAGCAACTCTTCGCCAATTTACAGAGCATCGAACATTATCGCCGGGCCTTGACCAGCGCCGAGCATTTGTCGCCGCCGGACACGCTGAGCCAGCGGCAGCAAATCCACGCCGATCTGGGTGAGCTGTTGCTGACCATCGGCCAGATCGATGAGGCTCAGGAGCATCTGCAAACGGCGCTGGCGCTGGCCGAGGAATTGGGCAACACGGAAGCGCAGGCGTGGATTTGCCGCTGGATGGCCCGCGGCTTCGAGGTGCGCGGCCAATACGCCCCGGCTCTGGAGTGGATCGATCGCGGCCTGGCCGTGCTTGGCGACCGGCTGACACCGGCGGCGTTGGAGCTGCGGCTCATCGCCGGACTGATTTACACGCGCCAGGGCGAATATCAACGGGCCAGCCAGCAGGCCATCGCCAGTTTGCTGGCCGCCGAGGAACTCAACGCGCCATCGATCGTGGCCCGGTCGCACAATCTGTTGGGCAACATCGACCGCAGCCGCGGCCGATCCGGCGAAGCGGCGGCCCACTTTGAGGAGGCGCTGGCCCTCTATCGGGAGATCGGCAATCTGCAAGGCCAGGCCCAAGTGCAGAACTCCCTGGCCTCGGCCTACTTCGATCTTGGTCAATGGGCCGACGCCGACAAAGTCTATCGCCAGGCCGGACAAACGTTCACCCAACTGGGCAACATCTACAACCGCATCTTTGTCGATAACAACCTCGGCGGTATTGCGCTCAATCAGGGCCGGCTGGACGATGCCCTGCATTATTATCAACGCGCCTTGAACGCCCTGGAGACGATTGGCGGTTCGCTGTGGGTGATGGGCGTACTGCATTTGAACCTGGGGGCCACCCACATCCGGCGTTCGGAGTTGGCCATCGCCTTCACTCATTTGTATGACAGCCAACGCTTGTTTGAGCAGGCGCAGGGCCGCGACATGCTGCCGGAACTGCATCGCCGTTTGGCTGAAGCCTTCCTGGCCCAACGAGAGTTTGAACAGGCCCGCCAGCAGGCCGCCAAATCCCTGGGCCTGGCCGAAGAATTGGCCGCTCCCGGTGAGCAGGGCATGGTCTGGCGGGTGATCGGGGCGATCCAGGCCGCCGAAGGACAGATTACGGACGCCGAGACCAGCCTGGAGAAGGCCATCACCCTCCTCCGCGAGGTCGGCAACGATTATGGCCTGGCCTGCTCCCAACTGTCGCTGGCCCAATTGCCTGACCAGCGCCGGAGCGAGCGGCGCGACACGCTGCTGCGCGAATGCCTGCCGACCTTCGAGCGGTTGGGGGCCATGATGGAGATGGAGCAGGCGTATGCCCTCATGGGCGAAACACGCTTGCCCACGCCGGAAAAATAA
- a CDS encoding PspC domain-containing protein yields the protein MNEKRLTRVEDGKVIAGVCAGLARYLGVDATVVRVVFVLLGLFAAGLLIYLILWLIMPAETAA from the coding sequence ATGAACGAAAAACGATTGACGCGCGTGGAGGATGGGAAAGTGATCGCCGGTGTGTGCGCCGGTTTGGCTCGCTATCTGGGTGTGGATGCCACCGTGGTGCGGGTTGTCTTTGTCCTGTTGGGCCTGTTCGCGGCCGGCTTGTTAATCTATTTGATCCTGTGGCTGATCATGCCGGCGGAAACGGCCGCCTGA
- the acpP gene encoding acyl carrier protein — MNDTEERVRAIIVDLLGVDEDQIVTEARFREDLEADSLDLVELIMAFEEEFEGEISDEEAQKITTVGEAVNYINSSMRA, encoded by the coding sequence ATGAATGACACTGAAGAAAGGGTTCGCGCGATCATCGTCGATTTATTAGGCGTTGACGAAGACCAAATCGTGACCGAGGCGCGCTTCCGCGAAGATTTAGAGGCCGATTCGCTCGACCTGGTTGAGTTGATCATGGCCTTTGAAGAAGAGTTCGAAGGCGAGATTTCGGATGAGGAAGCGCAGAAGATCACAACCGTCGGCGAGGCCGTAAACTACATCAACAGCAGCATGCGCGCCTAA